A stretch of DNA from Nitrospirota bacterium:
CCTGATAGAGGCTCCTGTCGGCGGTCTCGATGAGGCTTTCGCGGGTCATGCCCTCGTCAAGAAAGGCCACCCCCGCGCTGGTGGTGAGGCGCACGGGTGTTTCCGGCGTGCCGAACTCCACCCGGGAGATAAGCTCCCGGAGGTCGTCGGCCAGGGCCCGGGCCCGGTCCACGGGCGTGTCGGTCAGGAGCACGGCGAACTCCTCCCCTCCGTAGCGGGCCAGCACGTCGGTCTGCCGGATGCGGTCGCGGATGACGCCGGCGAACTGGATGAGCACCTGGTCGCCCAGGCCGTGGCCGTGGGTGTCGTTTACCACCTTGAAGTGGTCCAGGTCGAAGAAAGCCATCGAAAGGGGAGTGCGGTAACGGCCCGAGCGGGCCACCTCGTAGCCCAGGCGCTCGGTGAAGTAGCGGCGGTTGTAGATGCCGGTGAGGTCGTCCTTGCGGGAAAGGTCCTCCAGGCGGACGTTGGCGGCCTTCAACTCGGTGTTCACCCGCCTCAGCTCCTCCATGAGATGGTCCTTCTTCTGCGAAAGCTCGAACCGGCGGATGACCTCGCGGCAGGTGCCGGGAAGCTGCTTTATGGTGGCGACGTCCTTGACGATATAGTCCATGGCCCCCAGTTTCATGGCGCTGACGGCCACCTGCTCGTTGCCCGCGGCGGTGACCACCACCACGGGGAGATCCATGCCCAGGGCCTTTACCTGCTGCATGAGGTCCACGCCGGACATGTCCGGGAGCTTGTAGTCCACGATAAGGAGGTCCGGCGCCCCGCCGTCTTCCAGGATGCGGAGGGCCTGAGCGCCCGTGGAGGCCGTCTTTACGCGGAACCCCTCCCGCTCCAGGTAGCGCCTCTCAAGCTCCGCCATGCTGGCGCTGTCCTCGATAATGACGACGTAGCCCGGCATGGTCGGAATTTTACCATAATCCCCCGGGGCTCAGCCGTGAGCCAGAGCACTCCTGTAGGCCCGCCAGAGTCGCTCCTTGGAAACTCCGGCCTGGATGAAGTCCCAGGGGAGGATTTCGTCCCGGCCCTTCCGGCGCATGGCGTAGAAGTCCGGGTCCACCCCGGCCCGGCGCGAGGCTCCTCGCCAGTGGGCCTCGTCCCGGGCAATGGCAAGCAGGGCGCGGGCGGTCCTCCGGTCCCCCACCGAGAGCATGCCCTGCATGTAGGCGTACTTGGGGACGTCGTGAAAGACGCTCACCCCGGGGAGGGAGGCCAGCCCCTCCTTGACGAGCTTCATCCGCTCCTTCACCACCCGCATCTCCTCCATGGGATGCCACTGGAACGGGGTGGAGGGCTTGGGCACGAAGGTGGAAAGGGTAAGGACTATCTTCCCCCTGGCCGAGAGGCCCCGTATGGCCGTGACCAGCCGCACGATGCCCCGGGCGTCCTCGTCCCTCTCCGTGGGGAGGCCCACCATGAAGTAAAGCCTCAGACGGCTCACCCCCCAGGAGAAGATGCTCCCGGCCGTCTCCAGGATGTCCTCTTCCGTAATCCTCTTGTTTATCACCTCCCGCATGCGCTGGGTGCCGGCCTCCGGCGCTATGGAGATGCTCCGCTGCCCCTGGAGCAGGGCGGCCAGGGCGGCGCTCCGGGGGCTTGCCCGGAGCGAGGTGATGGAGAAGTCCACCCCGGGGATGGAGAGGACATCTTCCTTGTGGGGATAGTCCGCAAGGGAAGGGCCGATAAGCCCCACCTTCCGCGCCCTCGCCAGGGCCTCCTCCACCTCCGCCCGCACGGCGTCCAGGGCCTTCACCCTCGGGGGATTGAAGACGTGGCCCGCCAGGCAGAAGTTACAGTTCCAGGGGCAGCCCCGCTGGGCCTCCAGGAGATACATCGAGGCGAACTCCGCATCCGGCGTGATGACGACGGGCCGGAGGGCGCACCGGGAGAAGTCCCGGACGAAGCGCCTCTCTATCGTCTCGGGGGCGCCCTCCCAGAGGATGCGCCTTCGTGCGATGAGCCCACCGGGGCCGTAGTCCACGGCATAGAAGCGCGGCACATAGACGCCCCGGATGCCCGAGGCGGCCCGGCGCAGAAGGTCCTCCCGCCCCTCCGCCCTTGTGCAAGCCTCCAGGAAATCCGGCAGAAGCTCCTCGGCCTCCCCCACGAAGACGAGGTCGAAGAACTCCGCCAGGGGCTCGGGGTTGGCGAAGGCGCAGATGCCACCCATCACAACGAGGGGGTGCCGTCCCGTGCGCTCCTCCGCCCGGGGCGGGATGCGCGAGAGCCGAAGGACCCTTATGATATTGGGGTAGTCGTTCTCGAAGGCCGTGGAGAAGGCCACCACGTCGAAGCGGCCCACCGGCGTTTGCGTCTCCAAGGAGAAAAGCTCCGTCCCCGTGCGGACGTACTCCTCCATGTCCTCGGCATCCGGCAGGAAGGCCCTCTCGCAGAAGACGTCGTCACGGCCGTTTAGAAGGCCGTAGACGCCCTGCATGCCCAGGTTGGACATGCCCACGCGGTAGGTGTTGGGATACAGGAGGCAGACCCTGAGCTTCCCACCAGGCTCCTTGAAGACCGTGCCCTGCTCCCTCCCCAAAAGCGCGAGGGCCTTCTCCCTGAGCCGCCTGCTCACAGAAGTGCGATGAGGCTCATCATGGCCAGAGACCAGTTTATGTCCAGCGGCACGTGAAGCGCCGCGGAGGAATCGAACAGGAGGTCCGCCCGGGACGGGAATTCTTCGTCCCCGAGCCAGAGGATGACGGTGAGGGGTATGCGGGGCATGGGGGAAAGCTCTACCGCGGCGTCGCCGTAGCGCACCTGCCGGCCCCCCAGGGAGCGGGCGCGCGCGAGGAAACCCTCCCTGTCGGCGCCGTACTTCATGGCCAAGGGGGTGAGGGGCAGCTCGTGGGTGCCGGTGAAGAAATGATGTCCCCCCTTGAGGTCCTGGGGCCGTATGAGCCTGCCGCTCCGGCCGACCTCCTTGGCGCCCACCAGGTACCACAGGATGCTCACGTCCAGGAAGTAGCGCGTCCGGGCCCGCAGCTCCGCGGCCCCGGGGGTCAGGCCCGCGATTTCCCGCCGCGGGGGCGAGACGGCGAACTCCCATCCCAGGGAGGGCAGGACGTAACGGGCGTTTTCCTCTTCGTATCGGACCATGGCTCTCCGCGAGACCTGCTCGGGCTGGAGGGCGTCAAGGAGCTCCCAGGCCCGCTCTTCTCCCGATGCCATAGTGAAAATGATACCACAGGGGAAGGGAGGGAGGGGTCTCCCGGGGGAGAGGAGACCCCTTTGGGGGGAAGAGAGAGAGGCAGACTTACCGCACCAGGGACCTCACGTCCGGCCGTGCGGATTTCCTGAGGAAAGCGGGGACATCAAGAGGGTCGTGGCGCTTGGCCAGCTCCTCGGCCTTGAGCTCCAGGGACTTCGCAAGCACCCTGTCGGACCCCTTCGTGGTGGACGGCTCCCGGGGGATGCCGGTCCATTTCTTCACCTGGGGCAGCTCCACGGGGGAGGCCTCCTCCTGCTTGAAGCCCGTGGCGATGACCGTCACCCGCACTTCGTCATTGACGTCAGGGTCCACCACGGCGCCCACGATGATGTTGGCCTCCTCGTCGGCGCAGTCGAAGACGGGGGCGGCGGCCTCCTGGACGTCGGAGAGGGCCAGGTCAAGCCCGCCGGTGATGTTTATGAGGGCGAAGGACTGCAGAAGGGACGTGCCCTTCTCCACCACCATGGAGATGCGGTCGTTGGGGATGACAATCAGGGTGTCCACTTTCCCCTGAAGCTCCGCAAGGCCGTACTCGGCGTTCAGGGCCCGCTTGCCGCCCTCGTAGAAGAAGGGCTTCGTCACCACGGCGACGGTCAGGGCGCCCGTGTTCCGGGCCATTTCCGCCACCACGGGGGCCGCTCCGGTGCCGGTGCCCCCTCCCATGCCGGCGGTGATGAAGACCATGTCGGCCCCGTCCAGGGCCTCGGCAATGGCGTCCTTGTCCTCCAAGGCGGAGTCCCGGCCCGCCTCGGGCTTGGAGCCGGCCCCGAGCCCCCGGGTGATGCTCCTTCCTATCTGGACCTTGTAGGGCGCCATGGAGGTCTCAAGGGCCTGCGCATCGGTATTAATGGCGATGAATTCCACTTCACGGATACTGGAGGCGATCATGTTGTTGATGACGTTTCCCCCTGCCCCGCCCACGCCCACGACCTTGATGCGGGCGGCCTGCCTTTTGGAGTTCAGGACTTCTTCCAGTTCGAACATGTAAACCCTCCTTCTCTCATGATTTCATGTATCTCACGCCCGGTGTCCTCCCGGTCCTCGCCCAGGTCCGGGCGTCGAAGAGATTTTCCATCCACTGGCGGAGCCGCTCCCCCGCGGTCGTCAGCACGCCCCCGGGGGGCTGCGCCTCGACCTCGTTTCCGTACAACATGAGGCCCAGGGCGGTGGCATAGGCGGGCCCCTCCAGCCCCTGGGCCGGAGGGCCCTCCGGAACGCCCGTGCGCACCGTTATGCCCAAGACAGCCTCGAGCACCCGGTCCATTGCCGGCAGCACCGCCGAGCCCCCGGTCAGCACGGCCACGGAGCAGGTGTAAAGAAGCGGGTCGCCCAGGCCGTCCCGGAGCAGCTCGAATATCTCCTCGCACCGGGGAAG
This window harbors:
- a CDS encoding diguanylate cyclase, with product MPGYVVIIEDSASMAELERRYLEREGFRVKTASTGAQALRILEDGGAPDLLIVDYKLPDMSGVDLMQQVKALGMDLPVVVVTAAGNEQVAVSAMKLGAMDYIVKDVATIKQLPGTCREVIRRFELSQKKDHLMEELRRVNTELKAANVRLEDLSRKDDLTGIYNRRYFTERLGYEVARSGRYRTPLSMAFFDLDHFKVVNDTHGHGLGDQVLIQFAGVIRDRIRQTDVLARYGGEEFAVLLTDTPVDRARALADDLRELISRVEFGTPETPVRLTTSAGVAFLDEGMTRESLIETADRSLYQAKQAGRNRVAAVQVEPAGTDGGI
- a CDS encoding radical SAM protein translates to MSRRLREKALALLGREQGTVFKEPGGKLRVCLLYPNTYRVGMSNLGMQGVYGLLNGRDDVFCERAFLPDAEDMEEYVRTGTELFSLETQTPVGRFDVVAFSTAFENDYPNIIRVLRLSRIPPRAEERTGRHPLVVMGGICAFANPEPLAEFFDLVFVGEAEELLPDFLEACTRAEGREDLLRRAASGIRGVYVPRFYAVDYGPGGLIARRRILWEGAPETIERRFVRDFSRCALRPVVITPDAEFASMYLLEAQRGCPWNCNFCLAGHVFNPPRVKALDAVRAEVEEALARARKVGLIGPSLADYPHKEDVLSIPGVDFSITSLRASPRSAALAALLQGQRSISIAPEAGTQRMREVINKRITEEDILETAGSIFSWGVSRLRLYFMVGLPTERDEDARGIVRLVTAIRGLSARGKIVLTLSTFVPKPSTPFQWHPMEEMRVVKERMKLVKEGLASLPGVSVFHDVPKYAYMQGMLSVGDRRTARALLAIARDEAHWRGASRRAGVDPDFYAMRRKGRDEILPWDFIQAGVSKERLWRAYRSALAHG
- a CDS encoding DUF3786 domain-containing protein, with product MASGEERAWELLDALQPEQVSRRAMVRYEEENARYVLPSLGWEFAVSPPRREIAGLTPGAAELRARTRYFLDVSILWYLVGAKEVGRSGRLIRPQDLKGGHHFFTGTHELPLTPLAMKYGADREGFLARARSLGGRQVRYGDAAVELSPMPRIPLTVILWLGDEEFPSRADLLFDSSAALHVPLDINWSLAMMSLIALL
- a CDS encoding cell division protein FtsZ, whose product is MFELEEVLNSKRQAARIKVVGVGGAGGNVINNMIASSIREVEFIAINTDAQALETSMAPYKVQIGRSITRGLGAGSKPEAGRDSALEDKDAIAEALDGADMVFITAGMGGGTGTGAAPVVAEMARNTGALTVAVVTKPFFYEGGKRALNAEYGLAELQGKVDTLIVIPNDRISMVVEKGTSLLQSFALINITGGLDLALSDVQEAAAPVFDCADEEANIIVGAVVDPDVNDEVRVTVIATGFKQEEASPVELPQVKKWTGIPREPSTTKGSDRVLAKSLELKAEELAKRHDPLDVPAFLRKSARPDVRSLVR